A single window of Modestobacter italicus DNA harbors:
- a CDS encoding anti-sigma factor domain-containing protein, whose amino-acid sequence MSDVGRHGDDHQRWDELAVGWALHALEPEDESVFAAHLTGCDRCARTVAETAEVMAAMAGDLPQAEPSEGLRERLRAAVEETEQLPQTRPHAERPGPPAAVPPIPADPPRSAPSHPAAARSVQGLEPSRFGNLRAPLPVRPVDPRPAWRRVLPTALVAAAVAAVLSLGAWNVALTSDRDAAQATAAEQSAVLDDLLTAGRATIAPVLADGAPVATVVAREDQVQVVSRTLSVNDSHDSTYVVWGLQDGVPEALGTFDVVTPQTDLRTVGSTATGLDDYSEYAISIEPGREAPSSPTDIVGRGQVAS is encoded by the coding sequence GTGAGCGACGTGGGCAGGCACGGGGACGACCACCAGCGATGGGACGAGCTCGCCGTCGGCTGGGCGCTGCACGCGCTGGAGCCGGAGGACGAGTCCGTCTTCGCCGCACACCTCACCGGCTGCGACCGCTGCGCCCGGACGGTCGCCGAGACCGCCGAGGTGATGGCCGCGATGGCCGGTGACCTGCCGCAGGCCGAGCCGTCGGAGGGCCTGCGGGAGCGGCTGCGGGCCGCCGTGGAGGAGACCGAGCAGCTCCCGCAGACGCGCCCGCACGCCGAGCGGCCGGGCCCGCCGGCTGCCGTGCCGCCGATCCCGGCTGACCCCCCGCGGTCGGCGCCCTCGCACCCGGCGGCCGCCCGCTCGGTGCAAGGGCTGGAGCCCAGCCGCTTCGGCAACCTCCGCGCGCCGCTGCCGGTGCGCCCCGTCGACCCGCGCCCGGCCTGGCGGCGGGTGCTCCCCACCGCCCTGGTGGCGGCCGCCGTCGCCGCCGTCCTGTCGCTGGGTGCGTGGAACGTCGCGCTGACCAGCGACCGGGACGCCGCGCAGGCGACGGCGGCGGAGCAGTCGGCGGTGCTCGACGACCTGCTGACCGCGGGTCGGGCGACGATCGCGCCGGTCCTCGCCGACGGCGCCCCGGTGGCCACCGTGGTCGCCCGGGAGGACCAGGTGCAGGTCGTCTCCCGGACGCTGTCGGTCAACGACAGCCACGACAGCACCTACGTCGTCTGGGGTCTGCAGGACGGCGTCCCTGAGGCGTTGGGCACGTTCGACGTGGTCACTCCCCAGACTGACCTGCGGACCGTAGGCTCGACGGCGACCGGGCTGGACGACTACTCGGAGTACGCGATCAGCATCGAGCCCGGTCGGGAGGCTCCGTCGTCGCCGACGGACATCGTCGGTCGAGGGCAGGTGGCCAGCTGA
- a CDS encoding sigma-70 family RNA polymerase sigma factor, producing MSRPPRSQEDGAADLELVRRVAAGDRGAVDDLYQRFRRPAFALARRVLGDDVLAEDVLQEVFLTIWRDPGSFDGTRGSVASWLLAMVHHKAVDAVRREESHRRRRSRAEDDLVLAAPTQTTDVEDAAWQRIVADRVRTALHELPAPQREALTLAYYGGYTQREVAALTDTPLGTVKTRMLAGMRRLKDTLGTGLPGQAPVDGSSR from the coding sequence GTGAGCCGACCACCCCGCAGCCAGGAGGACGGCGCAGCCGACCTCGAACTGGTCCGGCGGGTCGCCGCCGGTGACCGGGGTGCCGTCGACGACCTCTACCAGCGGTTCCGCCGGCCCGCCTTCGCCCTCGCCCGCCGGGTGCTGGGCGACGACGTGCTCGCCGAGGACGTGCTGCAGGAGGTGTTCCTCACCATCTGGCGGGACCCGGGCTCCTTCGACGGGACCCGCGGCAGCGTGGCCTCGTGGCTGCTGGCGATGGTCCACCACAAGGCGGTCGACGCCGTGCGCCGCGAGGAGTCGCACCGGCGGCGCCGCTCCCGGGCCGAGGACGACCTGGTCCTCGCCGCGCCCACCCAGACCACCGACGTCGAGGACGCCGCCTGGCAGCGCATCGTCGCCGACCGGGTGCGGACGGCGCTGCACGAGCTCCCGGCGCCGCAGCGGGAGGCGCTCACGCTCGCCTACTACGGCGGCTACACCCAGCGCGAGGTGGCGGCGCTCACCGACACGCCCCTGGGCACCGTCAAGACGCGCATGCTGGCGGGCATGCGGCGGCTCAAGGACACCCTGGGCACCGGTCTGCCCGGGCAGGCGCCGGTCGACGGGAGCTCCCGGTGA
- a CDS encoding SsgA family sporulation/cell division regulator: MARSSRSGCTARTTFHLVGPQSWTAVPAALVYDSSDPFAVRVRFGDGATDDVEPALYDDPDDDGGVEWLLSRDLLRAGLTGPVGEGDVRLWPARGGLDVLFLQLRAPSGEAMFELSGAVVGDFLRETELLVPAGGESDLLRVDEELSALLRGGTDNPTGR; this comes from the coding sequence ATGGCGCGTTCTTCGAGGTCTGGCTGCACCGCACGTACCACCTTCCACCTGGTCGGTCCCCAGTCGTGGACGGCGGTCCCGGCTGCCCTGGTCTACGACAGCAGCGACCCGTTCGCGGTGCGGGTGCGCTTCGGCGACGGCGCGACCGACGACGTCGAGCCGGCGCTCTACGACGACCCGGACGACGACGGCGGCGTCGAGTGGCTGCTGAGCCGCGACCTGCTGCGCGCCGGGCTGACCGGCCCGGTGGGCGAGGGCGACGTCCGGCTGTGGCCGGCCCGCGGCGGGCTGGACGTGCTGTTCCTGCAGCTGCGCGCACCGTCGGGCGAGGCGATGTTCGAGCTGTCCGGTGCCGTGGTCGGTGACTTCCTGCGCGAGACAGAGCTGCTCGTGCCGGCCGGTGGCGAGAGCGACCTGCTCCGGGTCGACGAGGAGCTGTCTGCGCTGCTGCGCGGCGGCACGGACAACCCGACGGGGCGCTGA
- a CDS encoding DUF4177 domain-containing protein, producing MAARYEYAVDEIREGMIGGKMSGDKLEKVLNQRAHEGWQLKAITSVEVKGRMGPGGVEGILVTFERPVGVS from the coding sequence ATGGCGGCACGGTACGAGTACGCGGTGGACGAGATCCGCGAGGGCATGATCGGCGGCAAGATGTCCGGCGACAAGCTGGAGAAGGTGCTCAACCAGCGCGCCCACGAGGGCTGGCAGCTGAAGGCGATCACCTCCGTGGAGGTCAAGGGCCGGATGGGCCCCGGTGGCGTGGAGGGCATCCTGGTCACCTTCGAGCGCCCGGTCGGGGTCAGCTGA
- a CDS encoding VOC family protein — protein sequence MAEQQIVPNLWFDTQAEEAAQYYIDVFGSGRVISVMRYPEGSPGQAGSVMAVEFEAGGMRFVGINGGPQFTFSEAVSFQIDCADQAEVDRFWDRFIADGGEESQCGWLKDRYGLSWQVEPVGMVELFTDPDPARAQRAVQAMLGMRKLDLAALRAAADGVPVS from the coding sequence ATGGCCGAGCAGCAGATCGTCCCCAACCTCTGGTTCGACACCCAGGCGGAGGAGGCGGCGCAGTACTACATCGACGTGTTCGGCTCCGGCCGGGTGATCAGCGTGATGCGGTACCCCGAGGGGTCGCCCGGCCAGGCGGGCTCGGTGATGGCCGTGGAGTTCGAGGCCGGCGGGATGCGCTTCGTCGGCATCAACGGCGGCCCCCAGTTCACCTTCTCCGAGGCGGTGTCCTTCCAGATCGACTGCGCCGACCAGGCGGAAGTCGACCGGTTCTGGGACCGGTTCATCGCCGACGGGGGCGAGGAGAGCCAGTGCGGGTGGCTCAAGGACAGGTACGGGCTCTCCTGGCAGGTCGAGCCGGTCGGCATGGTGGAGCTGTTCACCGACCCGGACCCGGCCCGGGCCCAGCGGGCCGTGCAGGCGATGCTCGGCATGCGCAAGCTCGACCTCGCCGCGCTGCGGGCGGCCGCGGACGGCGTGCCGGTCAGCTGA
- the coaE gene encoding dephospho-CoA kinase: MLRIGLTGGIGSGKSTVAALLAQRGARVVDADRIAREVVEPGTPGLAAVVAEFGDGVRTADGALDRPALAAVVFGDPAARARLDAIVHPLVRARAAELVEAAPPDAVVVQDVPLLVETGQAGSYDLVLVVETDLETRVARLGERGLAAEDARARIASQATDEQRRAVADVVLRNDGDRAALEAQVERFWAEHVQPALG; this comes from the coding sequence GTGCTGAGGATCGGGTTGACCGGTGGGATCGGGTCGGGCAAGAGCACCGTGGCGGCGCTGCTGGCGCAGCGGGGCGCCCGGGTGGTGGACGCCGACCGGATCGCCCGCGAGGTCGTCGAGCCCGGCACGCCGGGGCTGGCCGCCGTGGTGGCGGAGTTCGGCGACGGCGTGCGGACCGCCGACGGGGCGCTGGACCGGCCGGCGCTGGCCGCCGTCGTGTTCGGCGACCCGGCGGCACGCGCCCGCCTGGACGCGATCGTCCACCCGCTGGTGCGGGCGCGGGCCGCCGAGCTGGTCGAGGCCGCGCCCCCGGACGCCGTGGTGGTGCAGGACGTGCCGCTGCTGGTGGAGACCGGGCAGGCGGGGTCCTACGACCTGGTCCTGGTGGTCGAGACCGACCTGGAGACCCGCGTCGCTCGACTGGGGGAGCGTGGGCTGGCGGCGGAGGACGCCCGGGCCCGGATCGCCAGCCAGGCGACCGACGAGCAGCGCCGGGCGGTCGCCGACGTGGTGCTGCGCAACGACGGGGACCGGGCGGCGCTGGAGGCGCAGGTGGAGCGGTTCTGGGCCGAGCACGTGCAGCCTGCCCTGGGCTGA
- the rpsA gene encoding 30S ribosomal protein S1: protein MTSTQVRPDSTPQIAVNDIGTAEDFLAAIDQTIKYFNDGDIVEGVIVKVDRDEVLLDIGYKTEGVIPSRELSIKHDVDPTEVVKVGDEVEALVLQKEDKEGRLILSKKRAQYERAWGTIEAKKEADEVVVGTVIEVVKGGLILDIGLRGFLPASLVEMRRVRDLQPYVGRELEAKIIELDKNRNNVVLSRRQWLEQTQSEVRSEFLNKLAKGQVRTGVVSSIVNFGAFVDLGGVDGLVHVSELSWKHIDHPSEVVEVGQEVTVEVLDVDLDRERVSLSLKATQEDPWRQFARTHQIGQVVPGKVTKLVPFGAFVRVDEGIEGLVHISELAERHVEIPEQVVQVGDEILVKVIDIDLDRRRISLSLKQANEGVVGDEEQFDPAAYGMAASYDEQGNYLYPEGFDADTGEWLEGYEEARETWERQYAEAQARFEAHRKQIAAAKEADAEAAAGGSYSSAAEPEGDVSSTGGGTLASDEALAALRAKLAGGE from the coding sequence ATGACCTCCACCCAGGTCCGTCCTGACAGCACCCCGCAGATCGCGGTGAACGACATCGGCACCGCCGAGGACTTCCTCGCCGCCATCGACCAGACGATCAAGTACTTCAACGACGGCGACATCGTCGAAGGCGTCATCGTCAAGGTCGACCGCGACGAGGTGCTGCTGGACATCGGCTACAAGACCGAGGGCGTCATCCCCTCGCGTGAGCTGTCCATCAAGCACGACGTCGACCCCACCGAGGTGGTCAAGGTCGGCGACGAGGTGGAAGCCCTCGTCCTCCAGAAGGAGGACAAGGAAGGCCGCCTGATCCTGTCCAAGAAGCGCGCCCAGTACGAGCGCGCCTGGGGCACGATCGAGGCCAAGAAGGAGGCCGACGAGGTCGTCGTCGGCACCGTCATCGAGGTCGTCAAGGGCGGCCTGATCCTCGACATCGGCCTCCGTGGGTTCCTCCCCGCCTCCCTGGTGGAGATGCGCCGCGTCCGCGACCTGCAGCCCTACGTGGGCCGCGAGCTCGAGGCGAAGATCATCGAGCTGGACAAGAACCGCAACAACGTCGTCCTCTCCCGCCGTCAGTGGCTGGAGCAGACCCAGTCCGAGGTCCGCAGCGAGTTCCTCAACAAGCTCGCCAAGGGCCAGGTCCGCACGGGCGTCGTCTCCTCGATCGTCAACTTCGGCGCGTTCGTCGACCTCGGCGGCGTCGACGGTCTGGTGCACGTCTCCGAGCTGTCCTGGAAGCACATCGACCACCCGTCCGAGGTCGTCGAGGTGGGCCAGGAGGTCACCGTCGAGGTCCTCGACGTCGACCTGGACCGTGAGCGGGTCTCCCTGTCGCTGAAGGCGACCCAGGAGGACCCGTGGCGTCAGTTCGCCCGGACCCACCAGATCGGGCAGGTCGTGCCCGGCAAGGTCACCAAGCTCGTCCCGTTCGGTGCGTTCGTGCGCGTCGACGAGGGCATCGAGGGCCTGGTGCACATCTCCGAGCTGGCCGAGCGCCACGTGGAGATCCCGGAGCAGGTCGTGCAGGTCGGCGACGAGATCCTGGTCAAGGTCATCGACATCGACCTGGACCGCCGCCGCATCTCGCTGTCCCTGAAGCAGGCCAACGAGGGCGTCGTCGGCGACGAGGAGCAGTTCGACCCGGCCGCCTACGGCATGGCCGCCTCCTACGACGAGCAGGGCAACTACCTCTACCCCGAGGGCTTCGACGCCGACACCGGCGAGTGGCTCGAGGGCTACGAGGAGGCCCGTGAGACGTGGGAGCGGCAGTACGCCGAGGCCCAGGCCCGCTTCGAGGCGCACCGCAAGCAGATCGCGGCCGCCAAGGAGGCCGACGCCGAGGCCGCTGCCGGTGGCAGCTACTCCAGCGCCGCCGAGCCCGAGGGCGACGTGTCGTCCACGGGTGGCGGGACGCTCGCCTCGGACGAGGCGCTGGCCGCGCTGCGCGCCAAGCTCGCCGGCGGCGAGTGA
- a CDS encoding class I SAM-dependent methyltransferase, which produces MLEIGCGSAPCSRWLRGAGAEPLALDVSGGMLARAAELNRATGLAVPLLQADAGALPLADASVDLACSAFGGLPFVADARAVLAEVARVLRPGGRFVASVNHPMRWPMPDSPDPEDLRVVSSYFDRRPYVETDDSGRTVYVEHHRTVGDWVRAVVGAGLVLTDLVEPEWTPGRTETWGQWSPARGELMPGTLIIVAER; this is translated from the coding sequence GTGCTGGAGATCGGCTGCGGCTCGGCCCCCTGCTCGCGCTGGCTCCGCGGTGCCGGGGCCGAGCCGCTGGCCCTCGACGTCTCCGGTGGCATGCTGGCCCGGGCCGCCGAGCTGAACCGGGCGACCGGGCTCGCCGTCCCGCTGCTGCAGGCCGACGCCGGCGCCCTGCCGCTGGCCGACGCGAGCGTGGACCTGGCGTGCTCGGCCTTCGGCGGGCTGCCGTTCGTCGCCGACGCCCGCGCGGTGCTGGCGGAGGTGGCCCGGGTGCTGCGCCCCGGCGGCCGGTTCGTGGCCTCGGTGAACCACCCGATGCGCTGGCCGATGCCCGACTCCCCCGACCCCGAGGACCTGCGGGTGGTGTCCTCCTACTTCGACCGCCGGCCCTACGTGGAGACCGACGACTCCGGGCGCACGGTCTACGTCGAGCACCACCGCACCGTCGGCGACTGGGTGCGCGCGGTCGTCGGCGCCGGACTGGTGCTCACCGACCTCGTCGAGCCGGAGTGGACGCCCGGACGCACGGAGACCTGGGGCCAGTGGTCCCCCGCCCGCGGCGAGCTCATGCCGGGCACGTTGATCATCGTCGCGGAGCGCTGA